One Actinomycetes bacterium genomic window carries:
- the rapZ gene encoding RNase adapter RapZ: MTAAEARPDAAPHLPELAIITGMSGAGRSTTANVLEDLGWFVVDNLPPALLPTLAELGGRARGDVARIAAVVDVRSGSFFADLTEALGQLAVRGSDPRIVFLEASDEALVRRHEAVRRPHPLQGEGMLSDGISRERAMLRDLRADADIVLDTTNLNVHELAAKVVQSFEQVSPGLHVTIMTFGYKYGLPVDADLVLDCRFLPNPHWVPELRPLTGQDPAVRDYVLAQPGARPVLDSYEQVLALVGEGYLREGKRYATVAIGCTGGKHRSVAMAEELVARLAAGGVDATVVHRDLGRE, translated from the coding sequence GTGACCGCCGCCGAGGCGCGCCCGGACGCCGCCCCGCACCTGCCGGAGCTCGCCATCATCACGGGCATGTCCGGGGCCGGGCGCAGCACGACGGCCAACGTGCTCGAGGACCTCGGCTGGTTCGTCGTCGACAACCTGCCACCCGCGCTGCTGCCCACCCTCGCCGAGCTCGGTGGCCGCGCCCGGGGCGACGTCGCGCGGATCGCCGCCGTCGTGGACGTCCGCAGCGGCTCCTTCTTCGCCGACCTGACCGAGGCGCTGGGTCAGCTGGCGGTGCGCGGCTCCGACCCGCGGATCGTCTTCCTCGAGGCATCCGACGAGGCGCTGGTCCGCCGGCACGAGGCGGTGCGCCGACCGCACCCGCTGCAGGGCGAGGGCATGCTCAGCGACGGCATCTCGCGGGAGCGGGCGATGCTGCGCGACCTGAGGGCCGACGCCGACATCGTGCTCGACACCACCAACCTCAACGTGCACGAGCTCGCCGCCAAGGTCGTGCAGTCCTTCGAGCAGGTCTCGCCCGGGCTGCACGTCACGATCATGACCTTCGGCTACAAGTACGGCCTGCCCGTCGACGCCGACCTCGTGCTGGACTGCCGCTTCCTGCCCAACCCGCACTGGGTGCCCGAGCTGCGCCCGCTGACCGGCCAGGACCCAGCGGTCCGCGACTACGTCCTGGCCCAGCCGGGTGCCCGGCCGGTGCTCGACTCCTACGAGCAGGTCCTGGCCCTGGTGGGCGAGGGCTACCTGCGCGAGGGCAAGCGCTACGCGACGGTCGCCATCGGCTGCACCGGGGGCAAGCACCGCTCGGTGGCGATGGCCGAGGAGCTGGTGGCCCGGTTGGCCGCCGGCGGGGTCGACGCCACCGTCGTCCACCGGGACCTCGGCCGTGAGTGA
- the yvcK gene encoding uridine diphosphate-N-acetylglucosamine-binding protein YvcK has translation MVALGGGHGLAASLQALRRVTDALTAVVTVADDGGSSGRLRRELGVLPPGDLRMALAALCGDDEWGQTWSKVAQHRFRSAGDLHDHAVGNLLIVALWELLGDSVAGLDWVARLLGAHGRVLPMSLVPLDIEAVMAVDDPVAAAEGTGRSARTVTVRGQVAVATTPGRVVGLGLVPDRPPACQEAVAAVRSADWVVLGPGSWYTSVIPHLLVPDLADALCSTAARRLVVLNLAPQPGETAGFAPETHLEVLAEHAPGLRLDAVVADAAAVPHPDRLARVARSLGAELRLDDLARAGQPEMHDPDRLGAVLGALFADAGADAGGPGAAQDARPGRTDRFARLDPLSTDRM, from the coding sequence GTGGTCGCGCTGGGGGGTGGCCACGGGCTGGCCGCGTCGCTTCAGGCGCTGCGGCGGGTCACCGACGCGCTCACCGCGGTCGTCACGGTCGCCGACGACGGCGGCTCGAGCGGCCGCCTGCGCCGGGAGCTCGGCGTGCTGCCGCCCGGCGACCTGCGGATGGCGCTGGCCGCGCTGTGCGGCGACGACGAGTGGGGGCAGACCTGGAGCAAGGTCGCCCAGCACCGCTTCCGCAGCGCCGGCGACCTGCACGACCACGCCGTCGGCAACCTGCTGATCGTCGCGCTGTGGGAACTCTTGGGTGACTCGGTGGCCGGGCTGGACTGGGTCGCCCGCCTCCTCGGGGCGCACGGCCGGGTGCTGCCGATGTCGCTGGTGCCGCTGGACATCGAGGCGGTCATGGCGGTCGACGACCCGGTGGCCGCTGCGGAGGGGACCGGCCGGTCGGCGCGCACGGTGACCGTCCGTGGACAGGTGGCGGTGGCCACGACGCCCGGGCGCGTGGTCGGCCTCGGCCTGGTGCCGGACCGGCCTCCCGCCTGCCAGGAGGCGGTGGCTGCCGTGCGCAGCGCCGACTGGGTCGTCCTCGGCCCCGGGTCCTGGTACACCAGCGTGATCCCGCACCTCCTCGTGCCCGACCTCGCCGACGCCCTGTGCTCGACCGCCGCCCGCCGGCTGGTCGTCCTCAACCTGGCGCCCCAGCCGGGCGAGACCGCGGGCTTCGCGCCGGAGACCCACCTGGAGGTGCTGGCGGAGCACGCCCCCGGTCTGCGGCTCGACGCGGTCGTCGCCGACGCGGCCGCCGTGCCGCACCCCGACCGGCTCGCGCGGGTCGCCCGGTCGCTTGGGGCCGAGCTGAGGCTCGACGACCTGGCCCGCGCCGGCCAGCCCGAGATGCATGACCCCGACCGCCTCGGCGCCGTCCTCGGTGCCCTCTTCGCCGATGCCGGTGCCGACGCGGGCGGCCCTGGCGCTGCCCAGGACGCCCGACCGGGACGAACGGATCGGTTCGCCCGGCTCGACCCGCTCTCGACTGACAGGATGTGA
- the whiA gene encoding DNA-binding protein WhiA, giving the protein MAMTAAVKDELAHLEVTKPCCRKAEVSAMLRFAGGLHIVAGRIVVEAEVDNGATARRLRKDIAEVFGHPSEVAVVAPGGLRKGSRYVVRVAKDGEALARQTGLLDGRGRPVRGLPPQVVSGAPCDAEAAWRGAFLAHGSLTEPGRSSALEITCPGPEAALALVGAARRLGISAKAREVRGVDRVVVRDGDAIGAMLTRLGAHDSVLAWEERRMRREVRATANRLANFDDANMRRSARAAVAAGARVQRALEILGEDIPDHLRVAGELRLAHKQASLEELGTLADPPMTKDAVAGRIRRLLAMADKRAADQGIPGTDANLTPDMLDA; this is encoded by the coding sequence ATGGCCATGACCGCCGCCGTCAAGGACGAGCTCGCCCACCTCGAGGTGACCAAGCCCTGCTGCCGCAAGGCCGAGGTGTCGGCGATGCTGCGCTTCGCGGGCGGCCTGCACATCGTCGCGGGTCGCATCGTCGTCGAGGCGGAGGTCGACAACGGCGCCACCGCCCGGCGGCTGCGAAAGGACATCGCCGAGGTCTTCGGCCACCCGTCGGAGGTCGCGGTCGTGGCACCGGGCGGGCTGCGCAAGGGCAGCCGCTACGTGGTGCGGGTCGCCAAGGACGGCGAGGCGCTGGCCCGCCAGACCGGGCTTCTGGACGGGCGAGGGCGCCCCGTCCGCGGCCTGCCGCCGCAGGTCGTCTCGGGCGCGCCGTGCGACGCCGAGGCGGCGTGGCGGGGCGCCTTCCTCGCCCACGGGTCGCTCACCGAGCCGGGCCGGTCCTCGGCCCTGGAGATCACCTGCCCCGGGCCCGAGGCCGCCCTGGCCCTGGTCGGCGCGGCCCGCCGGCTGGGCATCAGCGCCAAGGCGCGCGAGGTGCGCGGGGTCGACCGGGTCGTGGTCCGCGACGGTGACGCGATCGGTGCGATGCTCACCCGGCTCGGCGCCCACGACAGCGTGCTGGCGTGGGAGGAGCGGCGGATGCGCCGCGAGGTGCGGGCGACCGCCAACCGCCTGGCCAACTTCGACGACGCCAACATGCGCCGCTCGGCCCGGGCGGCCGTCGCGGCGGGTGCGCGGGTACAGCGCGCTCTGGAGATCCTCGGCGAGGACATCCCCGACCACCTGCGGGTGGCCGGCGAGCTGCGGCTGGCGCACAAGCAGGCCAGCCTCGAGGAGCTGGGCACCCTGGCCGACCCGCCCATGACCAAGGACGCCGTCGCCGGTCGGATCCGGCGGCTGCTCGCGATGGCCGACAAGCGGGCCGCCGACCAGGGCATCCCCGGGACCGACGCCAACCTGACGCCGGACATGCTCGACGCGTGA
- the gap gene encoding type I glyceraldehyde-3-phosphate dehydrogenase, with amino-acid sequence MTVRVGINGFGRIGRNFFRAVLAQGADIEVVGANDLTDNKTLAHLLKYDSILGRLTEDVSYDDENIVVGGRKIRALEERDPAALPWKELGADVVIESTGFFTDATKAKAHLDGGAQKVIISAPAKNEDFTVVLGANDGDYDPVKHHIISNASCTTNCLAPLAKVLHDTFTIERGLMTTIHAYTADQNLQDGPHKDLRRARAAALNVVPTSTGAAKAIGLVLPELKGKLDGYALRVPVPTGSATDLTVTVGRDTTVEEVNAAYQAAAAGALKGYLTYTEDEIVSSDIVTDPSSCIYDSKLTKVIGDQVKVVGWYDNEWGYSNRLVDLVSLVGASL; translated from the coding sequence GTGACTGTTCGGGTGGGCATCAACGGCTTCGGCCGCATCGGCCGCAACTTCTTCCGCGCCGTCCTCGCTCAGGGCGCCGACATCGAGGTCGTCGGTGCCAACGACCTGACCGACAACAAGACGCTGGCCCACCTGCTCAAGTACGACAGCATCCTGGGCCGGCTGACCGAGGACGTGAGCTACGACGACGAGAACATCGTCGTCGGAGGCCGCAAGATCCGCGCGCTCGAGGAGCGCGACCCGGCCGCACTGCCCTGGAAGGAGCTGGGCGCCGACGTCGTCATCGAGTCCACCGGCTTCTTCACCGACGCGACCAAGGCAAAGGCTCACCTCGACGGTGGTGCGCAGAAGGTCATCATCTCGGCCCCGGCCAAGAACGAGGACTTCACGGTCGTCCTCGGTGCCAACGACGGCGACTACGACCCGGTGAAGCACCACATCATCAGCAACGCCTCCTGCACGACCAACTGCCTCGCCCCGCTGGCCAAGGTCCTGCACGACACGTTCACCATCGAGCGCGGCCTGATGACGACGATCCACGCCTACACCGCCGACCAGAACCTGCAGGACGGGCCGCACAAGGACCTGCGCCGGGCCCGCGCCGCGGCGCTCAACGTGGTGCCCACCAGCACCGGGGCGGCGAAGGCGATCGGCCTGGTCCTTCCCGAGCTCAAGGGCAAGCTCGACGGCTACGCGCTCCGCGTCCCCGTCCCGACCGGCTCGGCCACCGACCTCACCGTCACGGTGGGCCGCGACACCACCGTCGAGGAGGTCAACGCCGCCTACCAGGCCGCGGCCGCCGGCGCCCTCAAGGGTTACCTGACCTACACCGAGGACGAGATCGTGTCGAGCGACATCGTCACCGACCCGTCGTCGTGCATCTACGACTCCAAGCTCACCAAGGTGATCGGCGACCAGGTCAAGGTGGTCGGCTGGTACGACAACGAGTGGGGCTACTCCAACCGCCTCGTCGACCTCGTGTCGCTCGTCGGCGCGTCGCTCTGA
- a CDS encoding phosphoglycerate kinase, whose translation MQTVDDLGDLRGKRVLVRSDLNVPLDGSTITDDGRIRASAPTIADLADRGARVVVCAHLGRPKGRPVEKYSLAPVAKRLAEVLGRPVEFATDTVGDSARAAVDGLGDGDIALLENLRYNAGEESKDDAERGAFADQLAALADVYVGDGFGAVHRKHASVYDVPRRLPHAAGELVEVETEVLRRLTGDPERPYVVVLGGSKVSDKLGVIDNLLGSVDRLLIGGGMVFTFLKAQGDEVGKSLLEEDQLDTVGGYLERAEAKGVEIVLPVDVVVATEVSADAEHEVVAVDAIPADRYGLDIGPESGRLFAGRIADARTVFWNGPMGVFELAPYAEGTRAVAQALTEVSAAGGLTVVGGGDSAAAVRKLAFDEGAFGHISTGGGASLELLEGKDLPGLDALADSDGGR comes from the coding sequence GTGCAGACCGTCGACGACCTAGGGGACCTCCGAGGCAAGCGCGTCCTCGTCCGCTCGGACCTCAACGTGCCGCTGGACGGCAGCACCATCACCGACGACGGCCGGATCCGGGCGAGTGCACCGACCATCGCCGACCTCGCCGACCGCGGTGCCCGCGTTGTGGTGTGCGCGCACCTGGGACGGCCCAAGGGCCGGCCGGTGGAGAAGTACAGCCTCGCCCCGGTCGCGAAGCGGCTGGCCGAGGTGCTCGGCCGGCCGGTCGAGTTCGCCACCGACACCGTCGGCGACAGCGCCAGGGCAGCCGTCGACGGGCTGGGCGACGGCGACATCGCCCTGCTCGAGAACCTTCGCTACAACGCAGGCGAGGAGAGCAAGGACGACGCGGAGCGCGGCGCGTTCGCCGACCAGCTCGCCGCTCTCGCCGACGTCTACGTCGGTGACGGCTTCGGTGCCGTGCACCGCAAGCACGCCAGCGTGTACGACGTGCCCCGGCGGCTGCCGCACGCGGCCGGCGAGCTGGTCGAGGTCGAGACCGAGGTTCTGCGCCGTCTCACCGGCGATCCCGAGCGGCCGTACGTCGTCGTGCTCGGCGGCTCCAAGGTCTCGGACAAGCTGGGCGTCATCGACAACCTGCTCGGCTCGGTCGACCGGCTGCTGATCGGCGGCGGCATGGTCTTCACGTTCCTCAAGGCCCAGGGCGACGAGGTCGGCAAGAGCCTGCTCGAGGAGGACCAGCTCGACACCGTCGGGGGCTACCTCGAGCGCGCCGAGGCCAAGGGTGTCGAGATCGTGCTCCCGGTCGACGTCGTCGTCGCCACCGAGGTCTCGGCCGACGCCGAGCACGAGGTGGTCGCCGTCGACGCGATCCCGGCCGACCGCTACGGCCTCGACATCGGCCCCGAGAGCGGCCGGCTGTTCGCGGGGCGGATCGCCGACGCGCGCACCGTCTTCTGGAACGGCCCGATGGGCGTCTTCGAGCTGGCGCCCTACGCGGAGGGAACCCGCGCGGTCGCCCAGGCGCTCACCGAGGTGTCCGCTGCCGGCGGGCTGACCGTGGTCGGCGGAGGCGACTCCGCCGCGGCCGTCCGCAAGCTGGCGTTCGACGAGGGCGCCTTCGGCCACATCTCCACCGGAGGCGGTGCCAGCCTCGAGCTCCTCGAGGGCAAGGACCTTCCGGGGTTGGACGCGCTCGCTGACAGCGACGGAGGTCGTTAG
- the tpiA gene encoding triose-phosphate isomerase: MARTPLMAGNWKMNLNHLEALALVQKLAFSLTDEDHDAVEVVLLPPFTDIRSVQTLVDGDKYRIRYGAQDVSPHPPGAHTGDIAASMLAKLGCGYVVVGHSERRADHGEDDALVNAKVKAACAEKLVPILCVGEPLQVRQEGGHVGHCADQLAADLDGVPAEQARTIVIAYEPVWAIGTGEVATPDDAQEVCAAIRTRLAELYSGDLADGVRILYGGSVKAANVAGIMAQEDVDGALVGGASIDPDEFVGIVRYRTSTEELAAS, encoded by the coding sequence ATGGCACGCACCCCGCTGATGGCGGGCAACTGGAAGATGAACCTCAACCACCTCGAGGCCCTGGCGCTGGTCCAGAAGCTCGCCTTCTCGCTGACCGACGAGGACCACGACGCCGTCGAGGTGGTGCTGCTCCCGCCGTTCACCGACATCCGCTCCGTGCAGACGCTGGTCGACGGCGACAAGTACCGCATCCGGTACGGCGCGCAGGACGTCTCACCGCACCCACCGGGCGCCCACACCGGCGACATCGCAGCCTCGATGCTCGCCAAGCTGGGCTGCGGCTACGTCGTCGTCGGGCACAGCGAGCGCCGGGCGGACCACGGCGAGGACGACGCCCTGGTCAACGCCAAGGTGAAGGCGGCGTGTGCTGAGAAGCTGGTCCCGATCCTGTGCGTCGGCGAGCCGCTGCAGGTGCGCCAGGAGGGCGGCCACGTCGGGCACTGCGCCGACCAGCTGGCCGCCGACCTCGACGGCGTCCCGGCCGAGCAGGCGCGGACCATCGTCATCGCCTACGAGCCGGTGTGGGCGATCGGCACCGGCGAGGTGGCCACCCCGGACGACGCCCAGGAGGTCTGCGCGGCGATCCGCACCCGGCTCGCCGAGCTCTACTCCGGCGACCTGGCCGACGGTGTGCGCATCCTCTACGGCGGCTCGGTCAAGGCCGCCAACGTGGCCGGCATCATGGCCCAGGAGGACGTGGACGGCGCGCTCGTCGGCGGTGCGAGCATCGACCCGGACGAGTTCGTCGGCATCGTCCGCTACCGCACGTCGACCGAGGAGCTCGCGGC